A genome region from Chloroherpetonaceae bacterium includes the following:
- a CDS encoding nuclear transport factor 2 family protein, which translates to MKQFAILSVFIALYSLAMAQTGDRETGDREAILAVLNAQVADWNRGDIRGFMQGYKRSDSTRFISSKGIEQGYEKILQRYLRAYPDQAAMGSLRFEGLQVKLLSERYAIVNGQFILVRRTVAGEAQTLSGYFTLLFEKTAEGWKIVLDHTS; encoded by the coding sequence ATGAAACAGTTTGCAATACTGAGTGTGTTCATTGCGCTCTATTCGCTGGCGATGGCGCAAACGGGCGATAGGGAAACAGGTGACAGAGAGGCAATCTTAGCCGTGCTAAATGCGCAAGTTGCAGATTGGAACAGAGGGGATATACGCGGCTTTATGCAAGGCTACAAGCGCTCTGACTCAACAAGGTTTATTTCCTCCAAAGGAATTGAGCAAGGCTACGAGAAAATTTTGCAGCGGTATCTGCGAGCCTACCCTGACCAAGCTGCAATGGGCAGTCTGAGGTTTGAGGGGCTACAGGTGAAACTGCTCTCTGAGCGATACGCAATTGTGAACGGTCAATTCATTCTGGTGCGCAGAACTGTGGCAGGTGAGGCACAAACGCTAAGTGGTTACTTTACCTTGCTATTTGAAAAAACCGCAGAAGGCTGGAAAATCGTGTTAGACCACACTTCCTAA
- a CDS encoding MBL fold metallo-hydrolase has product MFIKGFECGPLYTLAYLVSDGRMGEDGFATACVIDCSYGSTPLILSEAQRRGFRIQKILNTHGHFDHTADNYPLQQATQAPIYIHPSDEWRLKEPYKEPFPIPFSIIPTEASAHLHDGDRITVGTLQFEVIYTPGHTLGGVCLYEPTHKVLFSGDTLFRDSVGRWDFIDGNLEQLVQSLERLLRLPADTKVYPGHGEPTTIGRERQLNPFVRQLVPSFH; this is encoded by the coding sequence ATGTTTATCAAAGGCTTTGAGTGCGGACCGCTCTACACCCTTGCTTATTTGGTTAGTGACGGCCGGATGGGAGAAGATGGTTTTGCGACTGCTTGCGTGATTGACTGTTCTTACGGCTCGACGCCACTTATTCTTAGCGAAGCTCAACGGCGCGGATTCCGCATCCAAAAAATTTTAAACACGCATGGTCACTTTGACCATACCGCTGACAACTATCCATTGCAGCAAGCTACCCAAGCGCCTATCTACATTCACCCCAGCGACGAGTGGCGGCTGAAGGAGCCTTACAAAGAGCCTTTCCCTATTCCTTTTTCTATCATACCCACTGAGGCTAGTGCGCATTTGCACGATGGCGACCGCATTACAGTTGGCACTTTGCAGTTTGAGGTCATCTACACGCCTGGGCATACCTTGGGGGGTGTTTGCCTTTATGAACCTACGCACAAAGTGCTCTTTTCAGGTGATACCCTCTTTCGAGACTCTGTTGGTCGCTGGGACTTTATTGACGGCAATCTCGAGCAACTGGTTCAATCGCTTGAGCGGCTTTTGCGCTTACCTGCTGACACCAAAGTTTATCCCGGGCACGGCGAACCCACCACCATTGGTCGAGAACGGCAGCTCAATCCGTTTGTGCGTCAACTGGTTCCGTCTTTTCACTAA